GATGTGTAGGGCGGGTCGCCCTCGGCCCGCCGCAACTCCAACGGAGGTGCACTTCCGCGCGACAAAGCCAGGTCTCTCAGTTATCCCTCTCGCTGCCGGGCAAGATGCTGGTCCCACCATGCACCGCCCGTGTGCGACCAATTCTCGGCTCGCTCGATGAGCGCAGCGCGCACGGGGTTGTTGGCAACGTACTCGCACTTCTCGCCCAGTGATGCTTCCGAGCGAATCCTGTGATCGAAAAACTCGCCCTGCCACACCCTGCCCTCGACGCCGATGTCGCGCAGCTTGCGCGCGCACCATGTTTTCCACCTGCTCACAAGCTCTGAGAGGCTCGAGCTGCCTTCGTGGGCTGCCACGATGGCATGCACGTGATCGGGCATGACGGTGTAGAGAAGAACGCCATAGCCATGACGCGCAGCATAGTCCGCAAACGTCTCGACGGCGATACGCGCTCTGTTGGTCTCGGCGAAGATTCGGCGTCTTTTGGCGCAGTTGACGGTGAGCAGGTAGATCTCACCGACAGGCAGGCGGTATAACTCGCGAAGACGAGACAGGTGTTTGCGTGTTGGCAGAGCCATGGGCTCATCATACCGCGTTGTCTCCCGTCGGGCAACGGGGTGATGTCGCGCCGCGCGAGGACGGCGGGCCGAGGGCGACCCGCCCTACATTTCCGGCTCCGCGGTATTGGCCCCTCGTACACGAGCAACGCGTCATCTCGGTGACCAGCGCGTGGTTGCAGAAGATGTGTAGGGCGGGTCGCCCTCGGCCCGCCATCCTGTCATGCTTGCTCGCGTGCGAACGTGACGCTCAGGTCGATCCGCGGATGCCGAGTTCCTCGTGACCATTGCCCGCTGGACTCAGTCGCGCAGGTACTCGCGTGGGACGAACTCGAGGAGTTCTCTGCCGGTTGTGGTCTCGATGTACTCGGCGACGAGCGGGGCGGCCTCGGGCCATTTCATGCCGTTGAGGCGTACGCCGCCAAGCACAGTGAGCGCGACGGCCGCCGGCAGCCTCGATGAGAGATCGTCGCTTTCGAGGTAGGCACGGATCGGCGCGGCGGCCCGGGGATCGCCGAGCGTCATGAGCGAGCGCATGGCCCACACGCGCAGGCGCGGCGTCCAGCGGTCCGCCCAGCGCTGCTTGATGATGACGCCGAAGCCGGGGTCGGGCAGTGCGGCGATGAGCGCGTCGACTGCCTCAGGCGTGTTGTGTCTGTTGAGGCCGCGTGCCGCCGCGACGCGCGCCGCGTAGACCGGGCCGTCGAGCACGGCGATGAGCGGGCCGACGGTCTCGATGGTGCCGATCTCGGCCAACGCTTTCACGAGGCCTATCGTGACGCGGCGGTCGGTCTCGTGTTCGAGGCGTTTGGCGAGCGCGTCGACCGCGCGGCCGTCGTGCAACATGCCCAGCGTCGCCGCCGCCGCGTCGCGCACCGTACTGTACTCGTCGTCAAGCTGCTCGGTCAGGCCGGGCAGCGCGCGCGGATCGCCCAGTTCGCCGAGCGCCCTGGCCGCCGCCTCGCGCACGTCGGGATGCTGGTCGGCGAGCGCGCCGAGGAGCACGGCGGGCGCCGGGCTCGACGCGGCGTGCATGAGCAGTTCGGCGCCTTCGACGCGCCGCCTCGGGTCCTCATCACCGAGCCACACGCTGCCGAGATCGACGAGCAGCTCGACCGAGCTGCTCGCCGTCGGCCGGCTGCTGGCGAGGCGGCGCGCCTGATGCGCCAGACCGTTGCGGACGCGGCGTTTTTCGTCGCGTGCCGCCGCGTCGTCGTCGTGGCTTGGGGAAAGGGCCAGGGCCAGTCTCACGATCGGATCGATTGCCGCAGGGTCGCCCAGCTCGGCGAGTGCGCCGGCGGCCAGCAGCTTGGCGTCGAGCGGCGCCTCGCTCCCCTCAACGAGACTGATCAGCGGGGGCACGGCGTCCGGGCCGATCGCCGTGAGCGCGGCCGCAACGGCCTCGCGCGTGTCGGCATGCCGCGCGTTCCCGGCGTTGATTCCATCGTGGCTGAGCGCGGCCACGAGCGCGCCGATCGAGTCCTTCGACCTGAACTCACCCAGCGCCTCGACGGCCGCGCGGCGTACGGCGGACTGCGGCGCATGGAGCAGCGAGTGCAGGCCGATGGCCGCCGGCTCGTGGCCGATGTGGCCGAGCGCCTCGATCGCGGCGACGCGGGCGGCCTCGTCGCGCAGTTCGTCCCGGGCCGCCACGAGCAGAGGGCCGACTGCGTTGCGCGACTTCATCCGGCCGAGCGCCTCGGCGGCTGCGCGTTGGACCGGCGGCGCTTTGTCGCTAAGCGCATCGAGAAACGCCTTCTCGAATCCCGCGTCGCCCAACGTGGCCAGCGCCTTGAGTGCTGCTGTGCGCACGTCGCGCGAGCCTGATTCGAGTCCTGCCGCCATGCTCGCAAGCGCCTCGATCCGTTGCCCGCCGACGAGACCGGGCGCCATCACCCCGAGCGCGATGATTGCCTCGGCGGCCACCTCGGGATCGCCGTGTGCGGCAAGATTCGCAAGTGCCGATACCGCCCCACCGGCTTCAAGCCGTCCAAGCGCCCGAGCCGCGTAGAGCTTGACCAAGCGATCGGCATCGCTCAACGCGGCAGTCAATGCGGGCACGACGCGCTCATTGGGCCGCACCGCGAGCGGGGCGATCTCGACGAGCGACAGCGCCGCGTTGCGACGCCGGACGGGGTGGTTGGTCTGAAGCTCGTCGAGGCAACCGGCGATCGTTGTGATGCGCTCGAGTCCCTCGTGCACCTGGCGGTCAACGTGCACGTCGAAGCTCATCACGTCGCCCGGCCGGCTGATCCCGCGGATCGTGATGCCGCTTTCCAGGCCCATCTCGCTCAGGCTGCTTGGCGTCGTCTTCGGGCCGAAGTGCGTGTTGCCTGTCGAGCCGGGGAAGGGGTCGCCGTCGTCGCCGAGGTTCTCCGTCGTGGGCGGATACGGCCGCCCGACGGGGTGACCGTGCTGAAGGTCAGCGCGGCCGTCGGCCTGCAGGAGGGTGAAGTTGCCCTTCCACGTGCGGTTGCAGTGGTAGATGAGCAGCCCGCCGCCGGGCAGCCGGTCCTCGAAGCCGATCGGCTGCCGGTTCTCGACGAGGAAATACTCGAGCGTCCCGGGGATGGGGATCTCGACGCACTGCGGCTCGATCGCCATCGCCGTGAGCCGCACGTTGCGTGTGCTTTCAGTGATGAGGCGCGGTTCGAGCCAGCCCATGGCGATCTTGTGGTACGCGGTGAAATGCGACGGCTGAGTCCAGATTTCGTCGCGCGCGATGTCGCCGCGCTGCCCCCAGCAGCCGAGACCCATCATGCCCCAGATGCCGATGCCGTACTCGCCCTGGAAGTGGCTGCCGTAGTGATCGTAGGCGTGGTAGATGAAGTGGCCCGCCTCATGGAGGTAGTAGCCGGTCACGCCGAAGCCGCACTCGCCCGTCGTGAGCGACAGAAACGTCGTGCGCCGCGCGAAGTTCGCGTACCGGCCCATGAGGCCGTAACCGGTATCGAGCGGTCCCGCGAAGAAGACGTAGAGCTCGTCAACGAGGCCGTCGTCATCGGTCGAGTCTTCTGAGCGCGGCACGCCATCGGGACCGTCGTTGTCGAACGCGGCGGGGTCAACACCTTCCTTGAGAGTGCGGCGAACGCACTCCTCGGCGAGACGTTGGAGCCTGGAGCGTTCGCCACCGGGCGTCGCGTTGAGGTCGGTCACGCTCCAGCGCGAGCGATACCAGCCGAACACCTCGCCGTCGATCGTGTAGCGCCCGCCCGAGTTCTCGGCCACGTAGTGGCCCAGGCCCTTCGCCTCGCGATCGAACATGAACGCGCGGAGCCGTTCGGGCGGGTACAGCTCTCTGTCGACCGGCGCGTCGCTGAAATCCACGAGGACGACAACGGCGCGCAGATTGCCCAGGAGCTTGTTGCCGGGGTCAAGCTCCTGCAGTCCGAGCGCGAAGTTGACGCCGCCCGTGCCGTCGGGCGCCGCCGTGCGGCCCGTGTCCCTCCTGCCGCACGAAGCGGCGAGAACGAGCGCCGCGAGGCAGGCGACTCTCAGGGGATACCGAAGGCGCATTGAGTCATCACTCCGTCACGTCATCCGGAGGATAGCCCAACACACCGTCGCGGTCGAGTCCGAAGCCTCCTAGAACAGGAACACAGCGGCAGCCATCACCGTGGTGTAGCCGCCATCTTCGATGACGGCAGACTGGGTGATGTTGTCGGTCTTGAAGATCTTGCCGCTGGCGCGGTAGACCTCGCGCTTCTCGTCCCAGTTCTTGTCGGCGTCGAACTCGATGCCCAGCGTGGAGGCGAGCATGGCGGCGGCCAGGTCCTCGGCGTAGTCGCCGGCAACGCGGGCCGTCTGGCCGTGCGCATGGTGCTCGCTGATGTAGCCGTAGTGGGCCTTGTCGGCCGGCATGGCCACCCCGACCGAGGCGGCAAGCAGGCGGCGCGGCTCGTTGCTGGCCAGGCGCGACATGACGCAGAAGGTGATCTCGCCGGGATGGAGGTGCTTGAGGCCCTCTTTGCGCGAGATCAGTTTGCAGTGTGGCGGCAGAATGCTGCTCACCGTGACCAGGTTGCATTTCTCGATGCCGGCGTGCCGCAACGCGAGCTCGAACGAACGGAGCTCTTCCTTGTGATGGCCGACACCTTTGGTCAGAAACACTCTGGTGGGTACAAGCGGCATCTCAGGGCCCTCCCTGTGAACGTTACCCCGACGGCGCCCTGGCGTAAGGACAGGACGCCTGGTTTCCCCTTGCGGGGCCTACCGATCCCGGTTGTGCCTTGAGACGCCACCAGCCGGCGCCCGCGTCTTCCCCGGAAAGCATGAAGCATACTTGTAGCCGATCAGCTTGTACACAAGTTTTGCAGCAAGAAAATCGGGGGCCGCGTTGCCTTCAAGCGGGCGCAGCTCGACCACGTCGGCGGCCACGACACGGCGGTGCTCGAACACCATCCGCAGGAGGCGCAACAGGTCGTACCAGCCCAGGCCGCCCGGTTCGGGCGTGCCTGTGGCCGGCATGACGGCCGGGTCGAACACGTCGAGATCGATCGACACGTACACCTCTGGCCCGAGCGCACGGAGCAACCGGCGGGGGAAGCTCTTGTCGAAGAGCACCTCCTCGGCGGGGAATACGGCAATCTTGTGTGCCTGGATCGTGCGGTTGGCCTCGATGTAAGTGCTGCGGATGCCGGCAAGCACCGGCGTGGCTATCGGGAGCACGCGGCGCATGACGCACGCGTGGTTGAGCGGGCTGCCGTTGAAGCGGTCGCGCAGGTCGGTGTGGGCGTCGAACGACAAAACCGTGAGCTGCGAAGAGCGTTTCGCGGCGGCGCGGATGGCGCCGATCGAGACC
This window of the Verrucomicrobiota bacterium genome carries:
- a CDS encoding transposase, encoding MALPTRKHLSRLRELYRLPVGEIYLLTVNCAKRRRIFAETNRARIAVETFADYAARHGYGVLLYTVMPDHVHAIVAAHEGSSSLSELVSRWKTWCARKLRDIGVEGRVWQGEFFDHRIRSEASLGEKCEYVANNPVRAALIERAENWSHTGGAWWDQHLARQREG
- a CDS encoding arginine decarboxylase, pyruvoyl-dependent, with amino-acid sequence MPLVPTRVFLTKGVGHHKEELRSFELALRHAGIEKCNLVTVSSILPPHCKLISRKEGLKHLHPGEITFCVMSRLASNEPRRLLAASVGVAMPADKAHYGYISEHHAHGQTARVAGDYAEDLAAAMLASTLGIEFDADKNWDEKREVYRASGKIFKTDNITQSAVIEDGGYTTVMAAAVFLF
- a CDS encoding HEAT repeat domain-containing protein — its product is MRLRYPLRVACLAALVLAASCGRRDTGRTAAPDGTGGVNFALGLQELDPGNKLLGNLRAVVVLVDFSDAPVDRELYPPERLRAFMFDREAKGLGHYVAENSGGRYTIDGEVFGWYRSRWSVTDLNATPGGERSRLQRLAEECVRRTLKEGVDPAAFDNDGPDGVPRSEDSTDDDGLVDELYVFFAGPLDTGYGLMGRYANFARRTTFLSLTTGECGFGVTGYYLHEAGHFIYHAYDHYGSHFQGEYGIGIWGMMGLGCWGQRGDIARDEIWTQPSHFTAYHKIAMGWLEPRLITESTRNVRLTAMAIEPQCVEIPIPGTLEYFLVENRQPIGFEDRLPGGGLLIYHCNRTWKGNFTLLQADGRADLQHGHPVGRPYPPTTENLGDDGDPFPGSTGNTHFGPKTTPSSLSEMGLESGITIRGISRPGDVMSFDVHVDRQVHEGLERITTIAGCLDELQTNHPVRRRNAALSLVEIAPLAVRPNERVVPALTAALSDADRLVKLYAARALGRLEAGGAVSALANLAAHGDPEVAAEAIIALGVMAPGLVGGQRIEALASMAAGLESGSRDVRTAALKALATLGDAGFEKAFLDALSDKAPPVQRAAAEALGRMKSRNAVGPLLVAARDELRDEAARVAAIEALGHIGHEPAAIGLHSLLHAPQSAVRRAAVEALGEFRSKDSIGALVAALSHDGINAGNARHADTREAVAAALTAIGPDAVPPLISLVEGSEAPLDAKLLAAGALAELGDPAAIDPIVRLALALSPSHDDDAAARDEKRRVRNGLAHQARRLASSRPTASSSVELLVDLGSVWLGDEDPRRRVEGAELLMHAASSPAPAVLLGALADQHPDVREAAARALGELGDPRALPGLTEQLDDEYSTVRDAAAATLGMLHDGRAVDALAKRLEHETDRRVTIGLVKALAEIGTIETVGPLIAVLDGPVYAARVAAARGLNRHNTPEAVDALIAALPDPGFGVIIKQRWADRWTPRLRVWAMRSLMTLGDPRAAAPIRAYLESDDLSSRLPAAVALTVLGGVRLNGMKWPEAAPLVAEYIETTTGRELLEFVPREYLRD
- the speB gene encoding agmatinase; this translates as MSRSNSGNARETIPELPGFGLLPKRFTTWKHSGVVVYSAPFGKTVSYQTGTEYGPEAILRASANLEWYDIELGTEPYRHGICTLPQPEPLAMASSPKMVSWVSAQASSILDAGKFPVLLGGEHAVSIGAIRAAAKRSSQLTVLSFDAHTDLRDRFNGSPLNHACVMRRVLPIATPVLAGIRSTYIEANRTIQAHKIAVFPAEEVLFDKSFPRRLLRALGPEVYVSIDLDVFDPAVMPATGTPEPGGLGWYDLLRLLRMVFEHRRVVAADVVELRPLEGNAAPDFLAAKLVYKLIGYKYASCFPGKTRAPAGGVSRHNRDR